In Lachnospiraceae bacterium, the DNA window CGAAGAGCATCAGCAACAGTCCAGACAGCTTCCAGCTCGTCGTCTGTCTTCTCCCAGGTCAGGAAGAAATCGCCTTCGTACATTTCTTTGAAGTTTAATGCTTTCAGCTTGTCAATGTAATCCTGTAATGTTTTCATGATTCAATTCTCCTTTTATATGTAGGTTTATGGAATTTAAAGAATTTCTTGATGGAAGCGCAGCCCCGAAGGGCCACGCAGACTGGCTAAAATAATTGATTACTTGCAGTAAACAGTTGGAAGAGCTGCATATACAGCTGCACAGGTTACCAGATCCTGCTTCCAGGTCTTTTCGTTCGGAGCATGAGCCTGAGCTTCTGCGCCTGGTCCAAATCCGATGCAAGGGATTCCGTTACGTCCCATGATGGATACGCCGTTGGTAGAGAAGGTCCACTTGTCAGTCAGAGGACGAGCAGTTCTCATAGCCAGAGTTTCCTCAGCACCGATACGCTCTTCACCGTACAGGTTGTGGTAAGCTTCTTCCAGAGCCTTGGTTACATCATGATCCTTCGGGATTACCCATGTTGGGAAGTAGCACTCGATTGGATATACCAGATCAGTGTAGGAAGGACGATTGTATTCGTACATGGAAACTTTAACGTCCTCGCCGTACTTCTTAACAGCCGGAAGGGCACGGATCTCGTCTAAGCAGCTTTCCCATGTTTCTCCGGCAGTCATACGACGGTCAAGAGATACTGCACAGGAGTCAGCAACTGCACAACGGCTTGGGGAGGTGAAGAAGATCTCGGATACAGTTACAGTACCACGTCCAAGGAAGTTAGCCTCTTCCCATTCTGGATTGTATTTCTTGTCTAACATCTTAACAAGGCCCTTAATTTCCTTGTCATCAGCTGCGTCATTTTCATTCAGAGCGCGAACGTCCTGAAGGATGTCAGCCATCTTGTAGATAGCGTTGTCACCACGCTCTGGAGCGGAACCATGGCAGGAAACGCCCTTAACGTCAATACGGATTTCCATACGTCCTCTCTGTCCACGGTAGATACCGCCATCAGTTGGCTCTGTGGAAACTACGAATTCAGGACGTACTTTGTCTTCGTTGATGATATACTGCCAGCACAGACCGTCACAGTCTTCTTCCTGAACAGTACCGGTTACTAATACAGTGTACTTGTCAGACAGCATGCCTAAGTCTTTCATGATCTTAGCACCGTAAACAGCAGATACGATACCGCCACACTGGTCAGATACACCACGGCCGCCGATCTCGGTCTCGTTCTCATATCCCTCATAAGGATCGAAGTTCCAGTTATTTCTATTACCAATACCTACAGTATCGATATGAGCATCAAATGCGATCAGGGTTTTTCCGGTTCCCATATAGCCAAGTACGTTGCCCATTGGGTCGATCTCAACTTTGGTGAAGTCTAACTTTCTCATTTCTTCTGCGATGCGGGTGATGTGAGCCTTTTCGTCACAACTCTCACCTGGGTTCTTAACGATCTCACGTAAGAACTTAGTCATATCTTTCTGATAATTCTGAGCTGCTTCTTTGATTTTTGCGTAATCCAGATTCATTTTAAATATCCTCCTCTTGTTTTGCAATTACTTTTGATGGTTAATAGTTATTTGTCAAGGCCTTTCCATACAATGTTCTTGTAACGATCAGGATCGGTATCGCCCTCTGTAGAGAAGAGCAGTACCTTGGAGTTTTCATCCAGGCCAATGTCAGTTCTTAAATCTTTGTATTCGTCCATGGTCATCATAGCTGCTAATGCACCGAATGGAGCAGCACCGGACTCACCGGAAGTGATCGGAGCATCGCCTTTAACAGGAGCAGCTAACATACGCATACCATTTGCAGCAACCCAGTCAGGAGCAGCAATGAATACTTTTACATGGTTCTTTAAGATGTCCCAGGAAATGGTGTTCGGTTCACCACATGCAAGACCTGCCATGATGGTCTGCATATCGCCGTCTACAATGCGGATGTCTCCATCACCGGCAGCAGCACCCTTGTAAAGACATGCAGCAGCTTCAGCCTCAACAACTACGAATGTAGGTAAGTTGTCAGCATACAGGTTGGAGAAGTAACCAACAACTGCACCGGCTAAGGAACCAACACCGGCCTGTACGAAGATGTGGGTAGGACGATCACATCCCTGAGCCTTTAACTGTTCACCAGCTTCCATTGCCATGGTGCCGTATCCCTGCATGATCCATGCCGGGATCTCTTCGTAGCCGTCCCATGCAGTATCCTGTACGATAACGCCTCTAGGGGTT includes these proteins:
- a CDS encoding YgeY family selenium metabolism-linked hydrolase, with translation MNLDYAKIKEAAQNYQKDMTKFLREIVKNPGESCDEKAHITRIAEEMRKLDFTKVEIDPMGNVLGYMGTGKTLIAFDAHIDTVGIGNRNNWNFDPYEGYENETEIGGRGVSDQCGGIVSAVYGAKIMKDLGMLSDKYTVLVTGTVQEEDCDGLCWQYIINEDKVRPEFVVSTEPTDGGIYRGQRGRMEIRIDVKGVSCHGSAPERGDNAIYKMADILQDVRALNENDAADDKEIKGLVKMLDKKYNPEWEEANFLGRGTVTVSEIFFTSPSRCAVADSCAVSLDRRMTAGETWESCLDEIRALPAVKKYGEDVKVSMYEYNRPSYTDLVYPIECYFPTWVIPKDHDVTKALEEAYHNLYGEERIGAEETLAMRTARPLTDKWTFSTNGVSIMGRNGIPCIGFGPGAEAQAHAPNEKTWKQDLVTCAAVYAALPTVYCK
- the dpaL gene encoding diaminopropionate ammonia-lyase, with translation MDQKILWAVNKMPKTDDKNLPIMGLEEIKKARTFHESFPQYSETPLTKLPNMASYLGIKEVYVKDESYRFGLNAFKVLGGSFAMARYIAKETGKDVSELPYSVLTSEQLRKEFGQATFFTATDGNHGRGVAWAANRLGQKAVVHMPKGTTQTRLQNIAKEGAQVDIQELNYDDCVRLAAKEADETPRGVIVQDTAWDGYEEIPAWIMQGYGTMAMEAGEQLKAQGCDRPTHIFVQAGVGSLAGAVVGYFSNLYADNLPTFVVVEAEAAACLYKGAAAGDGDIRIVDGDMQTIMAGLACGEPNTISWDILKNHVKVFIAAPDWVAANGMRMLAAPVKGDAPITSGESGAAPFGALAAMMTMDEYKDLRTDIGLDENSKVLLFSTEGDTDPDRYKNIVWKGLDK